A single window of Xylocopilactobacillus apicola DNA harbors:
- a CDS encoding C1 family peptidase — translation MSFEISSQLTDSFAYQVKNEPQSKNLMQAVGNNGIYQVAENPDSIRAMRPTFSIDLETGEVANQRQSGRCWMFAALNTMRHDMQNRYNLDKFELSQNYTFFWDKFEKSNYFYENVINTANEDSGSRRFDFLMTTPQQDGGQWDMLCAIIEKYGIVPAEIMPDNANATNSRSLNQTLNTKLRHDAVVLRNAIHSGKTAAEVESMRQLMLQDIYRLLVFALGPVPSEFDWEYLDKDKKYHREAGLTPKTFYDKFIGWNLSDYISIINAPTEDKPYNQLYTVDLLGNIVGGREVRHLNLEMDRVKELVIAQLKDGEGVWFGSDVGKSSDRQKGIMDPDLYTLDTLFSTDFSMSKAERLDYDESLMTHAMVITGVDLVDDKPTKWKVENSWGDKPGAKGYFVMSDEWMSEFVYQAVINKKYLTSDEQYVYDSQYSNPTILKPWDPMGALA, via the coding sequence ATGAGTTTTGAAATTTCCAGTCAATTAACTGATTCTTTTGCTTATCAAGTTAAAAATGAACCCCAAAGCAAAAATCTAATGCAAGCCGTTGGTAACAACGGGATCTATCAAGTTGCCGAAAATCCGGATTCAATTCGAGCGATGCGGCCAACTTTTTCAATCGATCTTGAAACCGGTGAAGTCGCTAACCAGCGCCAATCAGGTCGCTGCTGGATGTTTGCCGCACTAAATACAATGCGCCACGACATGCAAAATCGCTACAACCTCGACAAGTTCGAATTATCCCAAAACTACACTTTCTTCTGGGACAAATTCGAAAAGAGTAACTACTTCTATGAAAATGTTATTAACACGGCTAATGAAGATAGCGGCTCACGTCGTTTTGATTTCCTGATGACCACTCCACAGCAAGATGGTGGTCAATGGGACATGTTGTGTGCAATCATTGAGAAATACGGAATTGTACCAGCTGAAATCATGCCAGATAACGCTAATGCAACTAATTCAAGAAGTTTAAATCAGACTTTGAACACTAAATTGCGCCACGACGCAGTAGTTTTGCGTAACGCTATTCATAGTGGCAAAACGGCTGCCGAAGTTGAATCAATGCGCCAATTGATGTTACAAGATATTTATCGCCTTTTGGTGTTTGCTTTAGGTCCCGTCCCAAGCGAATTTGATTGGGAATACCTGGATAAGGACAAGAAATATCATCGGGAAGCTGGACTTACTCCTAAGACTTTCTATGATAAATTTATCGGATGGAATCTTTCTGACTACATTTCGATTATCAACGCGCCAACCGAAGACAAGCCTTACAATCAGCTTTACACCGTCGATCTTCTTGGTAACATTGTCGGCGGCCGCGAAGTAAGACATTTGAATCTGGAAATGGATCGCGTGAAAGAATTAGTTATCGCTCAATTAAAAGACGGCGAAGGAGTTTGGTTCGGTAGTGATGTCGGTAAATCTTCTGATCGCCAAAAAGGAATCATGGATCCAGATCTTTACACTCTCGACACTCTTTTCTCAACGGATTTCTCAATGAGCAAAGCTGAACGCTTAGACTACGACGAATCACTGATGACTCACGCAATGGTCATCACCGGAGTTGATCTCGTCGATGACAAGCCAACCAAATGGAAAGTTGAAAATTCATGGGGTGATAAGCCTGGTGCCAAAGGGTATTTCGTCATGAGTGATGAATGGATGAGTGAATTTGTTTATCAAGCTGTCATCAACAAGAAGTACCTGACAAGCGATGAACAGTACGTTTATGATAGTCAATATAGTAATCCGACGATCTTAAAACCGTGGGATCCAATGGGGGCTCTCGCTTAA
- the groL gene encoding chaperonin GroEL (60 kDa chaperone family; promotes refolding of misfolded polypeptides especially under stressful conditions; forms two stacked rings of heptamers to form a barrel-shaped 14mer; ends can be capped by GroES; misfolded proteins enter the barrel where they are refolded when GroES binds) produces MAKDIKFGEEARRSLLAGVDKLADTVKTTLGPKGRNVVLEKSYGSPTITNDGVTIAKEIELENPYENMGAKLVAEVASKTNDIAGDGTTTATVLAQAIIREGMKNVSAGANPVGIRRGIELATNAAVEGLHKISHEVSDKHEIAQVATVSSSSEEVGKEIADAMEKVGHEGVITIEESKGIDTEVDVVEGMQFDRGYLSQYMVTDNDKMEADLDNPYILITDKKISNIQDILPLLQDIVKAGKALLIIADDVDGEALPTLVLNKIRGTFNVVAVKAPGFGDRRKAQLEDIAILTGGTVISSDLGLELKDVTMDQLGEAHKVTVTKDNTTIVEGAGSSSAIEERVNQIKAQIGETTSDFDREKLQERLAKLAGGVAVIKVGAATETELKEKKYRIEDALNATRAAVEEGYVAGGGTALVNVIPEIAKLKEEGDVQTGINIVMRALEEPVRQIAANAGLEGSVILNKLKSEKTGVGYNAATDKWEDMAKAGIIDPTKVSRSALQNAASISATLLTTEAAVADIPKPEAAAPQGGMDPSQMGMM; encoded by the coding sequence ATGGCAAAAGATATTAAATTTGGTGAAGAAGCACGCCGTTCATTGCTTGCAGGCGTTGATAAATTAGCAGATACAGTAAAAACAACATTAGGACCAAAAGGACGTAACGTCGTTTTGGAAAAATCATACGGTTCTCCTACCATTACTAATGATGGTGTGACAATCGCAAAAGAAATCGAATTAGAAAATCCATACGAAAACATGGGCGCTAAATTAGTTGCCGAAGTTGCTTCAAAGACTAATGATATTGCAGGGGACGGAACGACTACTGCAACAGTTTTAGCACAAGCTATCATCCGTGAAGGAATGAAGAATGTATCAGCAGGTGCAAATCCTGTTGGCATCCGTCGTGGAATCGAATTAGCAACAAATGCTGCAGTTGAAGGTTTACACAAGATTTCGCATGAAGTTTCTGACAAACATGAAATTGCTCAGGTTGCAACGGTTTCTTCAAGCAGCGAAGAAGTCGGCAAAGAAATCGCTGACGCAATGGAGAAAGTTGGTCACGAAGGTGTCATTACGATTGAAGAATCAAAAGGGATTGACACGGAAGTTGATGTCGTTGAAGGAATGCAATTTGACCGCGGCTACTTAAGCCAATACATGGTAACTGACAATGACAAAATGGAAGCTGATCTTGATAATCCATACATTTTGATCACAGACAAGAAGATTTCTAACATTCAAGATATCTTGCCATTGTTACAAGACATCGTTAAAGCAGGCAAAGCATTACTTATCATTGCTGATGATGTAGATGGCGAAGCATTACCAACGTTAGTTTTGAACAAAATTAGAGGTACATTTAACGTAGTTGCTGTTAAAGCTCCTGGTTTTGGCGACCGTCGCAAAGCTCAACTTGAAGATATTGCAATCTTGACTGGCGGAACTGTAATCAGCAGTGACCTTGGACTTGAATTAAAAGATGTAACGATGGATCAATTGGGCGAAGCTCATAAAGTTACAGTTACTAAAGACAACACGACAATTGTTGAAGGTGCTGGTAGTTCTTCAGCAATCGAAGAACGCGTAAATCAGATTAAAGCTCAGATTGGTGAGACTACTTCTGATTTTGATCGTGAAAAATTGCAAGAAAGACTTGCTAAATTAGCAGGTGGCGTTGCAGTGATCAAAGTTGGTGCTGCTACTGAAACTGAGTTGAAAGAAAAGAAATATCGCATCGAAGATGCTTTAAATGCAACTCGGGCTGCAGTTGAAGAAGGCTACGTTGCAGGTGGTGGAACTGCCTTGGTTAACGTAATTCCTGAAATCGCTAAGCTCAAAGAAGAAGGCGACGTTCAAACTGGAATTAACATTGTAATGCGCGCCTTGGAAGAACCAGTTCGCCAAATCGCGGCAAATGCTGGTTTGGAAGGTTCAGTTATTTTGAACAAGTTGAAGAGCGAAAAGACCGGCGTTGGCTACAATGCAGCAACTGATAAGTGGGAAGATATGGCTAAAGCTGGTATTATTGACCCAACTAAAGTTAGCCGCTCTGCATTGCAAAACGCAGCATCAATCTCTGCAACCCTGTTAACAACTGAAGCAGCTGTAGCTGACATTCCAAAGCCAGAAGCAGCAGCTCCTCAAGGTGGCATGGATCCTTCTCAAATGGGTATGATGTAA
- the rpiA gene encoding ribose-5-phosphate isomerase RpiA, which yields MAQEKKNAGKRAAEFVEDQMTVGLGTGSTVFYLVEALAKRVKNETLNITAVATSSRTAELAQKLGITVKSLDEVDHLDLTIDGADEIDANFQGIKGGGGAQTLEKIVACASSKNIWIVDEFKMVYKLGNFGLPLEVIPFGSKELFARLKREGLKPAWRLDENKEHVLTHNHNYLIDLRLGLIEHPHLLANWLDHQVGIVEHGLFLDVVDTVVVGKSEKTEVIPAIRR from the coding sequence ATCGCCCAAGAAAAAAAGAACGCTGGTAAGCGGGCGGCAGAGTTCGTCGAAGATCAGATGACCGTGGGACTCGGAACAGGCAGCACCGTATTCTACTTAGTTGAGGCTCTTGCCAAGCGAGTCAAAAATGAAACACTAAATATCACCGCTGTCGCAACGTCCAGTCGGACTGCTGAACTTGCCCAAAAGCTTGGGATTACGGTCAAATCATTAGATGAAGTTGATCATCTTGATTTAACCATCGATGGCGCAGATGAGATCGATGCTAATTTTCAAGGAATCAAAGGTGGTGGCGGCGCGCAAACGTTAGAGAAAATCGTTGCTTGTGCGAGCAGCAAAAATATTTGGATTGTCGATGAATTCAAAATGGTCTATAAGCTCGGAAATTTTGGTCTGCCGCTTGAAGTGATTCCTTTTGGCAGTAAAGAACTTTTTGCCCGCCTCAAACGAGAAGGACTTAAGCCTGCTTGGCGTCTAGACGAGAACAAAGAGCACGTATTGACGCATAATCATAATTATTTGATCGACTTGCGCTTAGGCTTAATCGAGCACCCGCATCTTCTTGCCAACTGGCTTGATCATCAAGTTGGAATCGTCGAGCACGGCTTGTTTCTCGATGTTGTTGATACTGTCGTGGTCGGAAAATCAGAAAAAACTGAAGTTATTCCTGCAATTCGTCGCTAA
- the groES gene encoding co-chaperone GroES, with translation MLKPLGDRVLVKVRNEEEKVGGIVLAGNAKEKPTSGEVIAVGPGAIDHHGNRMPIDVKVGETVWYDKYSGTSIKYNDDEYLVIRAGDLLAVED, from the coding sequence TTGCTTAAACCATTAGGTGATCGTGTTTTAGTAAAGGTAAGAAATGAAGAAGAAAAAGTTGGTGGAATCGTATTAGCAGGTAATGCGAAAGAGAAACCGACTTCTGGTGAAGTGATTGCAGTTGGACCTGGCGCAATCGATCACCATGGCAATCGGATGCCAATCGATGTTAAAGTCGGAGAGACTGTTTGGTATGACAAGTATTCAGGTACTTCGATTAAATATAATGATGACGAATATTTGGTAATCCGCGCTGGCGACTTGTTAGCGGTTGAAGACTAA